Proteins co-encoded in one Jeotgalibacillus malaysiensis genomic window:
- a CDS encoding GNAT family acetyltransferase produces MDFTFKEEESRFAAYDHDNQEAGEATFSRAGDNILIIDHTSVKDDYRGQGVAAKLVSHIVEKARENNQKIMPLCPFAKGEFDKHEEYQDVLHS; encoded by the coding sequence ATGGATTTTACATTTAAAGAAGAAGAGAGCCGTTTTGCAGCTTATGATCATGACAACCAGGAGGCTGGGGAAGCGACCTTCAGCAGAGCAGGTGACAATATCCTGATCATTGATCATACGAGTGTAAAAGATGACTACCGCGGACAGGGTGTGGCTGCAAAGCTTGTCAGTCATATCGTTGAAAAAGCCAGAGAAAACAACCAGAAAATTATGCCTCTCTGTCCATTTGCTAAAGGGGAGTTTGATAAGCATGAAGAATATCAGGATGTCCTTCACAGTTAA
- a CDS encoding putative peroxiredoxin — MSVFQLNDQAPDFKLTGLDRKEYHLADMLEQNDEKWLLLIYFRGSWCPACMEELDELEDTISYFNKHNISLLTITHDEKTALEKMQKEHQFSFPVLLDEDFSFLKAYDVYYHGEDAPYEDHGEHAEPAYFLLNEKGKVLYQQRQTNPFGRPHAKELRKTIQYIRKNLK, encoded by the coding sequence GTGAGCGTATTTCAATTGAATGATCAGGCTCCGGATTTTAAGCTGACTGGTCTCGACCGAAAAGAATATCATTTAGCTGACATGCTTGAGCAAAACGATGAAAAATGGCTTCTATTAATCTACTTCCGCGGCTCATGGTGCCCAGCCTGCATGGAGGAGCTAGATGAGCTTGAAGACACAATCAGCTACTTCAACAAACATAATATTAGTCTATTAACAATTACACATGATGAAAAGACAGCCCTTGAGAAGATGCAGAAAGAGCATCAATTCAGCTTTCCGGTTCTGCTTGATGAAGACTTCAGCTTTTTGAAGGCATATGACGTGTATTACCACGGTGAAGATGCACCTTATGAGGATCACGGTGAGCATGCTGAGCCTGCATATTTCCTTTTGAACGAAAAGGGAAAAGTGCTTTATCAGCAGAGACAGACCAATCCATTTGGCCGTCCTCATGCTAAAGAGCTTAGAAAAACAATTCAATATATCCGTAAAAATCTTAAATAA
- a CDS encoding sugar epimerase translates to MKVLVIGANGQVGKHLTKMIQEKDHFEARAMIRKEEQKSYFEDLGAETVLVDLEGEVEDMVKAAEGVDAIVFTAGSGPKTGPDKTITIDLDAAVKTIQAAEKAGVKRYVMVSSFDTTREEIQNAPDSFKPYVIAKHYADEWLRGTGLDVTIVHPGGLTNDEGTGKVKADVTVDRGEIAREDVARVLLAVLENDSTIRKEFQVINGDTEVSEAVKSL, encoded by the coding sequence ATGAAAGTATTAGTAATTGGAGCAAACGGACAGGTAGGAAAACACTTAACAAAAATGATTCAGGAAAAGGATCACTTCGAAGCGCGTGCAATGATCCGTAAAGAAGAACAGAAATCATACTTTGAGGATCTTGGTGCTGAGACTGTACTTGTTGATCTTGAAGGTGAAGTTGAAGATATGGTGAAAGCTGCTGAAGGCGTCGATGCGATTGTCTTTACAGCTGGATCCGGTCCAAAAACAGGTCCTGATAAGACAATCACAATCGACCTTGATGCAGCAGTGAAAACAATTCAGGCTGCAGAAAAAGCAGGCGTGAAGCGTTATGTCATGGTCAGCTCATTTGATACGACGCGTGAAGAAATTCAGAATGCACCGGATTCATTTAAACCTTATGTTATAGCGAAACATTACGCAGATGAATGGCTGCGTGGCACGGGTCTTGATGTCACAATTGTGCACCCGGGCGGTCTGACGAATGATGAAGGAACTGGCAAAGTGAAAGCGGATGTAACTGTTGATCGCGGCGAAATCGCGCGTGAAGATGTTGCCCGCGTACTGCTTGCTGTGCTTGAGAATGACTCAACCATCAGAAAAGAGTTCCAGGTGATTAACGGAGATACAGAGGTATCGGAAGCTGTGAAGAGTTTATAA
- a CDS encoding histidine kinase: MTVLQIIIITVGIVVCIVGLNLWHYLKLKKQYQKLTDQHRQFIHLVETPNDFMYYADVYPVVKFKYLSPSAENFFGKGSNDHAYLSPEVAFQDIHPDDQALLLKKITGDIDYSQPIIQRWKDQNGNYRWFEEYATPIYENGKLISLQGMLRNIDERIVMQEKLQYQLYHDSLTDLYNRTYFKDAFTKLDEGKSCSAGLLLCDLDQLKFTNDTFGHSVGDELIKKAAVQLKMATGDSAIAARIGGDEFVVLMQDINEQELYEQLARVRESCREAEVFLSIGAAFTPDSTGKMTMLFSEADRNMYKDKEINRQCI, from the coding sequence ATGACTGTTCTGCAGATCATAATCATCACAGTTGGTATTGTAGTATGTATTGTTGGTTTGAATTTATGGCATTATCTCAAACTGAAGAAGCAATATCAGAAGCTGACCGACCAGCACAGACAGTTCATTCATCTGGTCGAGACGCCTAATGATTTTATGTATTATGCAGACGTGTATCCGGTGGTGAAGTTTAAATATCTGAGTCCTTCAGCTGAAAACTTTTTCGGAAAAGGAAGCAACGACCACGCCTACTTGAGTCCTGAGGTCGCTTTTCAGGATATTCACCCTGATGACCAGGCGCTTCTGCTTAAAAAAATTACTGGAGATATTGATTACAGCCAGCCGATTATTCAGCGCTGGAAGGATCAAAACGGCAACTACAGATGGTTCGAAGAATATGCAACTCCGATTTATGAAAATGGGAAACTTATTTCACTGCAGGGGATGCTCAGAAATATCGATGAGCGGATCGTCATGCAGGAAAAGCTTCAATATCAGTTATACCATGATAGTTTGACGGACCTTTACAATCGTACATATTTTAAGGATGCTTTTACAAAACTGGATGAAGGAAAATCTTGTTCAGCAGGGCTTTTGCTGTGCGACCTTGATCAGCTGAAATTTACAAATGATACGTTCGGCCACTCAGTTGGTGATGAGCTGATTAAAAAGGCAGCGGTGCAGTTGAAAATGGCAACAGGGGATTCTGCTATTGCTGCAAGAATTGGCGGCGATGAGTTCGTTGTGCTCATGCAGGATATTAATGAGCAGGAACTGTACGAACAGTTGGCCCGCGTCAGGGAAAGCTGCAGAGAAGCAGAGGTTTTTCTATCGATTGGAGCTGCTTTTACGCCGGATTCTACTGGAAAGATGACAATGTTATTTTCTGAAGCGGACCGGAATATGTATAAAGACAAAGAGATTAATCGGCAGTGTATTTAA
- a CDS encoding molybdenum ABC transporter substrate-binding protein, with protein MRKLFLGLGALAVVSGCSGFQEEDENSELTVSAAASLQGVLGEIETQFEEETGIDVTFNYGGSGSLKQQISQGAPVDLYISAAENHFEELVDEGLISESERVDLIGNELVLVVPRDDFDIATFEDLTEVESISIGTPETVPAGAYAREVFEELGILEDVEGQIVFAKDVRQVLTYVESDNVEAGVVYNSDALAGEQLKIAAFAEEDWHTPIVYPAGIIEGADYREDAEAFLEYLQSDEALAIFEELGFQRLN; from the coding sequence ATGAGAAAATTATTTTTGGGTTTAGGTGCGCTGGCTGTTGTCAGTGGGTGTAGTGGTTTTCAGGAAGAAGATGAGAACAGTGAGCTGACGGTCTCTGCTGCTGCAAGCCTTCAGGGCGTGCTTGGTGAGATTGAAACGCAGTTTGAAGAGGAGACTGGTATCGACGTAACATTTAACTATGGTGGATCAGGCAGTTTGAAGCAGCAGATTTCACAGGGGGCACCTGTTGATTTGTATATTTCCGCTGCTGAGAACCATTTTGAGGAGCTTGTTGATGAGGGATTGATCAGTGAATCTGAGCGTGTCGATTTAATCGGAAATGAGCTTGTGCTTGTGGTGCCGCGCGATGACTTTGATATTGCGACATTCGAAGATTTAACAGAAGTAGAAAGCATATCGATCGGAACACCTGAGACGGTTCCTGCAGGTGCATACGCTAGGGAAGTGTTCGAAGAGCTTGGGATCTTGGAGGATGTAGAGGGGCAGATTGTTTTTGCAAAAGATGTGCGTCAGGTCTTAACGTATGTTGAGTCAGATAATGTGGAAGCTGGTGTTGTTTACAATTCTGATGCTCTTGCAGGGGAGCAGCTAAAAATTGCTGCATTTGCTGAAGAAGATTGGCACACACCAATTGTGTACCCGGCCGGTATTATTGAAGGTGCCGATTACCGGGAGGATGCTGAGGCATTCCTTGAATACTTACAGAGCGATGAAGCACTGGCTATTTTTGAAGAGCTCGGTTTTCAAAGGTTGAACTAA
- a CDS encoding molybdenum ABC transporter membrane protein: MLVDFWSPLRLSIEVATVASLIVLVLGLAAGRVMAVRRFRGKAIVETLFLLPLVLPPTVVGFLLIVIFGRNSPAGQAIEWLFRQPLIFTWWAAVIAAVVVAFPLMYQSAKTGFESIDEEIEHAGRVDGAGEWKLLTKISIPLAWKAIIAGFILSFARALGEFGATLMFAGNIPGRTQTASTAIYLAIESGNMQMAWLWVASMIGISFVMLVAVQGLRSR; encoded by the coding sequence ATGCTTGTTGATTTTTGGTCGCCGCTCAGATTATCCATTGAAGTCGCAACGGTTGCGAGTCTGATTGTATTGGTTCTCGGACTTGCAGCAGGCAGAGTAATGGCGGTTCGCCGCTTTAGAGGTAAAGCGATTGTTGAGACACTATTTTTATTGCCACTTGTGTTACCGCCTACTGTTGTAGGATTTTTGCTCATTGTGATTTTTGGCAGAAACAGTCCTGCTGGTCAGGCAATTGAATGGCTATTCCGCCAGCCGCTGATCTTCACTTGGTGGGCAGCAGTGATTGCCGCTGTGGTTGTGGCTTTTCCGCTGATGTATCAGTCTGCAAAAACCGGTTTTGAATCGATAGATGAAGAGATTGAGCATGCAGGACGTGTTGACGGAGCTGGTGAGTGGAAGCTTTTAACGAAAATTTCTATTCCACTTGCATGGAAAGCAATTATTGCCGGATTCATTTTAAGCTTTGCCCGTGCACTTGGAGAATTCGGGGCAACGCTTATGTTCGCCGGTAATATTCCTGGCCGCACACAAACCGCTTCAACCGCTATTTATCTGGCAATTGAATCAGGCAATATGCAGATGGCCTGGCTGTGGGTGGCAAGCATGATTGGGATCTCCTTTGTCATGCTAGTGGCGGTGCAGGGGTTAAGAAGCAGGTAA
- a CDS encoding NUDIX hydrolase, which translates to MRHSSKAILIKEDSILLTTHKDQEGIFYVFPGGGQEEGETMHEACIRECLEETGLIVKPGELIYVREYIGKNHEFAAFDSHVHQIESYFQCEITGENDQQMLMDKNQVGMEWLPVSKLNEYRIYPQAVVSYIQKADQTAIYLGDVN; encoded by the coding sequence ATGAGACATTCATCTAAAGCAATTTTAATTAAAGAAGATTCAATCTTGCTGACAACACATAAAGATCAAGAAGGTATATTTTACGTTTTTCCGGGCGGCGGTCAAGAGGAGGGGGAGACGATGCATGAGGCATGTATAAGAGAATGTCTGGAGGAAACTGGACTGATTGTGAAACCTGGAGAGCTGATCTACGTAAGAGAATACATAGGGAAAAATCATGAATTTGCAGCATTCGATTCACATGTGCACCAGATTGAATCATATTTTCAATGTGAGATTACAGGTGAAAATGACCAGCAGATGCTGATGGATAAGAATCAGGTTGGTATGGAGTGGCTGCCGGTCAGTAAGTTGAATGAATACAGGATTTATCCGCAGGCTGTCGTCTCGTATATTCAAAAGGCTGATCAGACAGCTATATATCTGGGAGATGTGAATTAA
- a CDS encoding sulfurase has protein sequence MMKKIGMLNTIMRHPVKSLSGEQVKSTQLMTYGVYGDRSHALLEEGRYHTATQNPKMVGYSAAFEGEESLENYPRILITAPDGRTFYWDEDRCLDEFQTLAGKTLKKEVYSPALVPLGAIEEEHILIVNEASVKALEEETGKAIDWRRFRPNLVVSLHHDIPFSEEHLAGKGLEIGTAEIEIVRPCERCSIINIDPKTTAIDPLVLKTVYQKHGNNFGMYAAVRKPGVISAGDEILVKK, from the coding sequence ATGATGAAGAAGATCGGTATGCTCAATACGATTATGCGTCATCCGGTTAAGTCACTGAGCGGTGAACAGGTAAAATCCACTCAGCTGATGACTTATGGTGTCTATGGGGATCGCAGTCATGCGCTTTTAGAAGAAGGCCGCTATCACACAGCGACTCAAAACCCTAAAATGGTAGGCTATAGCGCTGCTTTTGAAGGTGAAGAGTCGCTTGAAAACTACCCGCGGATTTTGATTACAGCGCCGGATGGCCGGACTTTTTACTGGGATGAAGACCGCTGCCTGGATGAATTCCAGACACTTGCCGGCAAAACTTTGAAAAAAGAAGTCTATTCACCGGCGCTCGTCCCACTTGGTGCAATTGAAGAAGAGCATATTTTGATTGTAAACGAAGCCTCAGTAAAAGCGCTGGAAGAAGAAACTGGAAAAGCGATTGACTGGAGAAGATTCCGTCCGAATCTGGTCGTTTCACTGCATCACGACATTCCTTTTTCAGAAGAACATCTTGCCGGGAAAGGGCTTGAGATCGGAACCGCCGAAATTGAAATCGTGAGACCGTGTGAACGCTGCAGCATCATTAATATTGACCCGAAAACAACTGCCATCGATCCACTTGTGTTAAAAACGGTTTATCAAAAGCACGGGAATAATTTTGGCATGTATGCAGCGGTAAGGAAGCCCGGTGTGATTTCGGCAGGTGATGAGATCTTAGTGAAAAAGTAA
- a CDS encoding aminoglycoside 6-adenylyltransferase — protein sequence MRSEQEMMALILGFAREDSRIKAVYMNGSRTNPNAPRDMFQDYDIVYVTDEMEGFTADQSWISYFGNLLMMQQPDALDAGKGLSTDPGRYAFLMLFDDGNRIDLSFQTVDYMQKVYLNDSLTIPLLDKDGILPDIPESTDRDYFVKKPSEGEFDSVTNDFWWCLQNVAKGLWRDELPYAHHMFELTTRSALDQMIEWWIGSQHDYEVSAGKMGKYFKRFLPEEYWTTYLKTYAEDKWAAVDTAAELFGQIGREVAEKEGFQYPERDEKQMLMFVRRVRSLPGDAEAIF from the coding sequence ATGAGATCAGAGCAGGAAATGATGGCATTGATTTTAGGGTTTGCGCGAGAGGATTCGCGTATCAAAGCAGTTTATATGAATGGATCGCGTACGAATCCGAATGCACCACGGGACATGTTTCAAGACTATGATATTGTCTATGTGACGGATGAGATGGAGGGTTTTACAGCGGACCAGTCATGGATTTCGTACTTTGGGAATTTGCTCATGATGCAGCAGCCGGATGCACTGGATGCAGGAAAAGGGCTTTCCACTGATCCAGGACGCTATGCTTTTTTAATGCTGTTTGATGATGGGAACCGGATTGACCTCTCATTTCAGACAGTTGATTATATGCAAAAGGTCTATCTGAATGACTCGCTGACGATTCCACTTTTAGATAAAGACGGCATCTTACCTGATATACCTGAGTCGACTGACCGGGATTATTTTGTGAAAAAGCCTTCAGAAGGTGAGTTTGACAGTGTTACAAATGATTTCTGGTGGTGCCTGCAGAATGTCGCAAAAGGATTGTGGCGTGATGAGCTGCCCTATGCGCATCATATGTTTGAACTGACAACACGCAGCGCGCTTGATCAGATGATTGAGTGGTGGATTGGCAGTCAGCATGATTATGAGGTTTCAGCGGGTAAAATGGGGAAGTACTTTAAGCGGTTTTTGCCGGAGGAGTACTGGACGACTTACTTGAAGACCTATGCTGAGGATAAATGGGCTGCTGTAGACACAGCGGCTGAACTTTTTGGTCAGATCGGCAGGGAAGTAGCTGAAAAAGAAGGCTTTCAGTATCCTGAGAGAGATGAAAAACAGATGCTGATGTTTGTCCGCCGAGTACGGTCGCTGCCGGGTGATGCGGAGGCAATTTTTTAA
- a CDS encoding transcriptional regulator — MTHISPDDFTKQVGKILRKLRKERALTLEELANLTGVSKLTLGKIERGEANPSLTIIWKIANGLRIPISALMVENQEVTLLKKSGNSVMSENQSLKLEPVFTTQVRGSIESHKGYLQPDSTYEAEAHQPGVKEYITVMEGEVVVRIGEEEYQLEQFDSIKFNADQPHAYINHSGGTAVLHFVMIYSI, encoded by the coding sequence ATGACACATATAAGTCCGGATGATTTTACAAAACAGGTCGGTAAAATTCTTAGAAAGCTGAGAAAAGAAAGGGCGCTGACGCTAGAAGAATTAGCTAATCTCACAGGCGTCAGTAAATTAACGCTTGGCAAAATTGAGCGTGGTGAAGCAAATCCTTCACTTACGATTATCTGGAAGATCGCCAATGGATTGCGCATTCCTATATCTGCATTGATGGTAGAGAATCAGGAGGTTACGCTGCTGAAAAAAAGCGGGAACAGCGTTATGAGCGAGAACCAGTCGCTAAAGCTTGAGCCTGTTTTTACAACACAAGTACGGGGATCGATCGAATCTCATAAAGGCTACTTACAGCCTGACAGCACGTATGAGGCAGAAGCGCATCAGCCCGGGGTAAAAGAATATATTACGGTGATGGAAGGAGAAGTAGTTGTCCGCATTGGGGAAGAAGAATATCAGCTGGAGCAATTTGATTCCATCAAATTCAATGCAGACCAGCCCCACGCTTATATTAATCATTCAGGGGGGACAGCTGTTCTTCATTTTGTAATGATTTATTCCATTTGA
- a CDS encoding glutathione S-transferase: MSKKPAEISKDGSFKRQVNRFVTPFGSGEGELPVESGRYRLLWSAACPWAHRQVIVRRVLGLEDAISVGKASPLRPRIGRVDWTFTLDENDQDPELEIKYVSDVYFNADPDYDGRPTVPVMVDLQTKKAVNNDYFKMTNYFETVWRPFHKKNAPNLYPEHLRTEIDELNDVIFHEVNNGVYKCGFAQSQEAYEAAFDTLFARLDALEERLADRRFLHGDFITDSDVRLYTTLARFDAAYYNGFNTNRNLLREFPNLWGYARDLYQTEGFGDTTEFDAIKEHYHVSITINPDQSETRILPKGPDLTVWNEPHDREKLGKSDKFLRFEGE, encoded by the coding sequence ATGTCAAAGAAGCCTGCTGAGATCAGTAAGGATGGTTCGTTTAAAAGACAGGTAAACCGTTTTGTCACACCGTTTGGCAGTGGAGAGGGTGAGCTGCCGGTTGAGAGTGGACGGTACAGGTTGCTGTGGTCGGCTGCCTGCCCGTGGGCGCATCGTCAGGTAATTGTTCGTAGGGTGCTTGGACTTGAGGATGCGATCAGCGTCGGAAAAGCGAGTCCGCTTCGTCCAAGAATTGGCCGCGTTGACTGGACGTTTACGCTGGATGAAAATGATCAGGATCCGGAGCTTGAGATTAAATATGTGAGTGATGTGTATTTTAATGCGGATCCGGATTATGACGGACGCCCGACAGTACCGGTTATGGTCGACCTTCAGACAAAAAAAGCTGTAAACAACGACTACTTTAAAATGACCAATTACTTTGAAACAGTATGGCGGCCATTCCACAAAAAGAATGCGCCTAATCTGTATCCTGAACATCTGCGCACTGAGATAGATGAGTTGAATGACGTGATTTTTCATGAAGTGAATAATGGCGTGTATAAATGCGGATTTGCCCAATCACAGGAAGCGTATGAAGCTGCATTTGATACACTTTTCGCGCGGCTTGATGCCCTTGAGGAGCGCCTGGCTGATCGTCGTTTTCTGCATGGGGATTTTATTACAGATTCTGATGTGAGGTTATACACAACGCTTGCTCGTTTTGATGCAGCTTACTATAACGGATTTAACACAAACCGTAATCTACTGCGTGAATTCCCTAACTTATGGGGTTATGCGCGCGATCTTTATCAGACAGAAGGTTTTGGTGATACGACAGAATTTGATGCGATCAAGGAGCATTACCATGTGTCGATCACAATCAATCCTGATCAGTCTGAAACGCGTATTTTACCAAAAGGACCTGACCTGACAGTGTGGAATGAACCACATGATAGAGAGAAGCTTGGGAAATCAGATAAGTTTCTCCGGTTTGAGGGGGAATGA
- a CDS encoding acetyltransferase gives MIIRDARKEELSLIREQRVKAYEDHIEKVPAEHWEALKKAISSDADQQENVDLIVAEVNDVILGSVALFPAKTDAYEGYVDEMDYPEIRVLAVDRNARGQGVASALIEECISRAKAKGYDAIGLHTGSFMDEAIALYQGKYGFERMPEYDFVPADDGIVVKAFKKKI, from the coding sequence ATGATTATTCGTGATGCAAGAAAAGAAGAGCTTTCATTGATTCGTGAGCAGCGCGTGAAAGCTTATGAAGATCATATTGAAAAAGTGCCTGCTGAACATTGGGAAGCGCTGAAAAAGGCGATTTCGTCTGATGCGGATCAGCAGGAAAATGTTGATCTGATTGTTGCAGAAGTAAACGACGTCATCCTGGGCAGTGTCGCTTTATTTCCTGCTAAAACGGATGCGTATGAAGGCTACGTGGATGAGATGGATTACCCCGAAATTAGAGTGCTCGCTGTTGATCGCAATGCACGCGGACAGGGCGTTGCTTCAGCGCTGATTGAGGAATGCATCAGTCGTGCAAAGGCAAAAGGGTACGATGCAATTGGACTGCATACAGGCTCATTCATGGATGAAGCGATTGCGCTTTATCAGGGTAAGTATGGTTTTGAGCGGATGCCCGAGTATGATTTTGTGCCTGCTGATGACGGGATTGTGGTGAAGGCTTTTAAAAAGAAGATATAG
- a CDS encoding membrane protein, which translates to MVIGILLALLGGTLVCLQNTFNANVKKQVSVWSTTMLVLALGFLASFAAGLAFEGAALFSFDADLWFWFSGVVGVGVVACITQGVQSLGPSRAISLVMVSQIFFGLVWDSLGWFGLEQVPFTFQSFLGVLIISAGVLLFQLGPAIEEKARGRKQSTAARRTVKVNG; encoded by the coding sequence GTGGTCATTGGCATTTTACTTGCACTGCTCGGCGGAACACTGGTCTGCCTTCAGAATACATTCAATGCAAATGTAAAAAAGCAAGTCAGCGTCTGGTCAACAACGATGCTTGTCCTCGCACTCGGCTTCCTTGCTTCATTCGCAGCGGGCTTAGCATTTGAAGGGGCTGCTTTATTCAGCTTTGATGCTGACTTATGGTTCTGGTTCAGCGGTGTAGTCGGAGTAGGCGTAGTAGCCTGCATCACACAGGGCGTTCAGTCGCTAGGACCAAGCCGTGCCATCTCACTTGTGATGGTCTCACAGATCTTTTTCGGGCTTGTATGGGATTCACTCGGGTGGTTCGGACTTGAACAGGTACCATTTACGTTTCAATCATTTTTAGGTGTACTGATTATTTCAGCCGGTGTATTGTTGTTCCAGTTGGGACCGGCTATTGAAGAAAAAGCGCGCGGACGTAAGCAGTCGACGGCAGCGAGACGTACAGTGAAGGTGAATGGATAA
- a CDS encoding crp/Fnr family transcriptional regulator, with amino-acid sequence MKKKLTDYLKTYQLDELFTEKVYDAMKLQTYSAGQRLFSQGEKSDKMHLLVDGKLKVSMLTPEGKRLILAFKTPLDIVGDIEYVRDCPLINTVESVMETTVIEIPYSVLKKEMAQHAPWLQFLLDTVTKKFEMKSHTMNFNLLYAVDVRLASYLLSMTPVQPVITSASLVDIADLIGTSYRHLNRVLQQFQQDGWIMKKRGSIEIVNRQALLELAGENIYEKEAF; translated from the coding sequence ATGAAAAAGAAGCTAACAGATTACTTGAAAACCTATCAATTAGATGAGTTGTTCACAGAAAAAGTCTATGATGCGATGAAACTGCAGACTTATTCAGCTGGTCAGCGCCTGTTTTCACAAGGTGAGAAATCAGACAAAATGCATCTTTTAGTAGACGGGAAATTAAAAGTCTCAATGCTGACACCTGAAGGAAAACGGCTAATCCTCGCTTTTAAAACGCCTCTTGATATTGTCGGGGATATTGAGTACGTGAGGGATTGTCCGCTGATCAATACAGTGGAGAGCGTCATGGAAACAACCGTAATCGAAATTCCATATTCAGTTCTTAAAAAAGAAATGGCCCAGCATGCTCCGTGGCTGCAATTTCTGCTTGATACGGTGACAAAGAAATTTGAAATGAAGTCTCATACGATGAACTTTAATTTACTGTATGCAGTCGATGTCCGCCTGGCAAGCTACCTACTGTCCATGACCCCTGTGCAGCCAGTGATTACGTCTGCATCACTCGTTGATATTGCAGACCTGATCGGCACAAGCTACAGACATTTGAACAGGGTACTTCAGCAATTTCAGCAGGACGGCTGGATTATGAAAAAACGGGGATCAATTGAAATTGTTAATCGCCAGGCGCTACTTGAACTCGCTGGTGAAAATATTTATGAAAAGGAGGCATTCTAG
- a CDS encoding membrane protein, with amino-acid sequence MKGVIFALAGGFFLTFQSVANATISNQIGTWQAAAMTQLTGFVLAVLIVLALRDRSYRDLGQVPKLYASGGALAAIVLFSNITAVHLMGVTLTIGIFLIAQLVAAIIIDKFGWFDMMKKNISRTQIIGVALMILGVVVLKI; translated from the coding sequence ATGAAGGGTGTAATTTTTGCACTGGCAGGCGGATTTTTTCTGACCTTTCAGAGCGTAGCAAATGCAACGATCAGTAATCAGATTGGTACGTGGCAGGCAGCGGCGATGACACAGCTGACCGGATTTGTACTCGCAGTGCTGATTGTACTGGCCTTGAGAGACCGTTCATATAGAGATCTCGGACAGGTACCTAAGCTTTATGCTTCCGGCGGCGCGCTTGCTGCGATTGTTTTATTCAGTAACATCACAGCTGTCCATCTGATGGGCGTCACGCTGACAATCGGTATTTTTCTGATTGCCCAGCTTGTGGCAGCGATTATCATTGATAAATTCGGCTGGTTCGACATGATGAAAAAGAATATCAGCAGAACTCAGATCATCGGTGTTGCACTCATGATTCTGGGCGTCGTTGTGCTGAAAATATAG
- a CDS encoding phosphoglycerate mutase has protein sequence MGKVYLIRHCKAEGQEPEAALTEVGVRQAEALVHFFNEIDVKRIISSPFKRAVNSIQPLAKNKKIDIHINQHLSERVLSTENLPDWLEKLEQSFSDTELVFEGGESAKEAEQRMSEVVEAASKKEGTTLIVTHGGIMSHFLSKYDAGFGFGGWQRLSNPDVYVFDGDQKRVARVWREAD, from the coding sequence ATGGGCAAGGTGTATTTAATTAGACACTGCAAGGCAGAAGGGCAGGAGCCTGAAGCTGCTTTAACAGAGGTTGGTGTAAGACAGGCTGAAGCGTTGGTTCACTTTTTTAATGAGATCGATGTAAAACGCATTATTTCAAGTCCTTTTAAAAGAGCGGTGAATTCAATACAGCCTTTAGCAAAAAATAAAAAGATAGACATACATATAAATCAGCATCTTTCAGAAAGAGTGTTGAGTACTGAAAATCTGCCGGATTGGCTTGAAAAGCTTGAACAATCATTTTCTGACACAGAACTTGTGTTTGAAGGCGGGGAATCAGCAAAAGAAGCGGAACAGAGGATGAGTGAAGTGGTGGAGGCGGCAAGCAAAAAGGAAGGTACTACGCTGATTGTCACGCATGGTGGCATCATGTCCCATTTCCTGAGCAAATATGACGCAGGATTTGGATTTGGTGGATGGCAGCGGCTGAGTAATCCGGATGTGTATGTGTTTGACGGAGATCAGAAAAGAGTGGCGCGTGTGTGGCGTGAAGCAGACTAA